The Brachyspira hyodysenteriae ATCC 27164 genome includes a window with the following:
- a CDS encoding phosphoribosyltransferase, with protein MEYDIITWENIDEAIEVLAKQIEDSKIHYEVIYGLARGGLVPAVMLSHRLKIPMVLNMEEVWRLKVKNKAALIVDDISDTGETLKYFDDQKFDIATLFVREHTSKIKPRYSYKNINHDNWLLFPWETKASSK; from the coding sequence ATGGAATACGATATAATCACTTGGGAAAATATAGATGAAGCTATAGAAGTATTAGCAAAACAAATAGAAGATTCAAAGATTCATTATGAGGTTATTTATGGATTGGCAAGAGGAGGATTAGTTCCTGCTGTTATGCTTTCTCATAGACTTAAAATTCCTATGGTATTAAATATGGAAGAAGTTTGGAGATTGAAAGTAAAGAATAAAGCTGCTTTGATTGTTGATGATATATCTGATACAGGAGAAACTCTAAAATATTTTGATGATCAGAAATTTGATATTGCTACTTTATTTGTAAGAGAGCATACAAGCAAAATAAAGCCTAGATATAGTTATAAAAATATTAATCATGATAATTGGCTTTTATTTCCTTGGGAGACTAAAGCTTCTAGTAAATAA
- the pheT gene encoding phenylalanine--tRNA ligase subunit beta, with the protein MRVPLSWLKEFVNLDGFSVEEIAKQITLAGSEISSIETTGGDIPGVIIGKIISVHKHPDADKLSVCKVDVGDGDTLSIVCGAPNVKEGIYVPIAMIGSKLPNGLTIKKASIRGFESNGMICSRTELGYEEAEGVYGIWILDEDIEKVHADKDSILGNSLSTIVGSTDHIFNVEITANRGDLVSIIGFARECSLVLERRVSIPSVNTYDAAGGNIDITVENQESCYKYVGRLIKDITVGPSPDWMQKRLKMCGINPINNIVDVTNYVMLEYGQPLHAYDFDKIKDGKIIVRNARSGEKITLLDGREIDLTDDVLVIADSEKPIGVAGVMGGDSTKIENETKNILIESAYFDHIAVKKSTIATNTKTDASYRFERDIDHTLTLAALNRVVDLIVTLDNSCKIASRSKEVNVKQFDANIIVFDCGLVKRYLGLNMNKMEISSIFKRYGFKAVALGENNLKVEIPYYRHDLSIAEDLIEEIARVYGYNNIDSNVPHIKCNPINTDYSEVSFVKHRMASYGLYETKQYSMGDSNVFKSLGIEEEKLIKVVNPLTNDMDVLRPTTLASLLNSVAYNQNHRHKNGALFEVGNIFYKENDNFVEEKHLSAVMFGLYQEKLWNKDARAYDFFDMSGVIEELLIKDLKCTDYNLIPKEHKWLIPTMSGEIVIFGEKIGIIGRLHPKLLKLFDISGEVYFLDIDIRKTLKLVKERVKKQKLKDIGKYPAVFRDLALVCSNNIEFSKVIKSISKFNNIIQNVNVVDRYVGEQVEDGKQSIAISITYYDPNKTLREEDINNVEKSLLEMLKTRFDINLRV; encoded by the coding sequence ATGAGAGTTCCATTAAGTTGGCTAAAAGAATTTGTTAATTTAGACGGATTTAGTGTAGAGGAAATTGCCAAACAGATAACACTAGCAGGAAGTGAAATTTCATCAATAGAGACTACCGGAGGAGATATACCAGGAGTCATTATTGGTAAAATAATATCTGTTCATAAACACCCAGATGCAGATAAATTAAGTGTATGTAAGGTTGATGTTGGTGATGGAGATACACTCTCAATAGTATGCGGCGCTCCTAATGTAAAAGAAGGCATATATGTACCTATAGCAATGATTGGTTCTAAACTTCCAAACGGATTAACAATAAAAAAAGCTTCTATAAGAGGTTTTGAAAGTAATGGTATGATATGTTCAAGAACTGAATTGGGCTATGAAGAAGCTGAAGGCGTTTACGGAATTTGGATATTAGATGAAGATATAGAAAAAGTACATGCAGATAAAGACAGTATATTAGGTAATTCTCTTTCAACTATAGTAGGAAGTACAGATCATATATTCAATGTTGAAATCACAGCAAACAGAGGAGATTTAGTAAGTATTATAGGTTTTGCCAGAGAATGTTCTTTGGTTTTAGAAAGAAGAGTAAGCATACCTTCTGTTAATACTTATGATGCTGCAGGCGGTAATATAGATATAACTGTTGAAAATCAGGAAAGCTGTTATAAATATGTAGGAAGGCTTATAAAAGATATAACTGTAGGACCTTCTCCTGATTGGATGCAGAAAAGATTAAAAATGTGCGGAATCAATCCTATAAATAATATAGTAGATGTTACAAACTATGTTATGCTTGAATATGGACAGCCTTTGCATGCTTATGATTTCGATAAAATAAAAGATGGTAAAATAATAGTTAGAAATGCCAGAAGCGGAGAAAAAATTACTTTACTTGACGGCAGAGAAATAGATCTTACAGATGATGTTTTAGTTATAGCAGACAGTGAAAAGCCTATAGGTGTTGCTGGAGTTATGGGCGGTGATTCTACTAAAATTGAAAATGAAACTAAAAATATTTTAATAGAAAGTGCTTATTTCGATCATATAGCTGTAAAAAAATCTACAATAGCAACTAATACAAAAACAGATGCTTCATACAGATTTGAAAGAGATATAGACCATACTCTTACTCTTGCAGCTTTAAATAGAGTTGTTGATTTAATAGTTACATTAGATAATTCATGCAAAATAGCTTCAAGATCTAAAGAGGTTAATGTTAAACAGTTTGATGCTAATATAATAGTATTTGACTGCGGACTTGTAAAAAGATATTTAGGTCTTAATATGAATAAGATGGAAATATCTTCTATATTCAAAAGATACGGATTTAAAGCTGTAGCACTTGGAGAGAATAACCTAAAAGTAGAAATACCTTATTACAGACATGATTTATCTATAGCAGAGGATTTGATAGAGGAAATAGCTAGAGTTTACGGATATAATAATATAGATTCTAATGTACCTCATATCAAATGTAATCCTATAAATACAGACTATTCTGAAGTAAGCTTTGTTAAGCATAGAATGGCTTCTTACGGACTTTATGAAACTAAACAGTATTCTATGGGAGACAGTAATGTATTTAAGTCTTTAGGAATAGAAGAAGAAAAACTTATAAAAGTAGTAAATCCATTAACTAATGATATGGATGTTTTAAGACCTACAACTTTAGCTTCTCTTCTTAATAGTGTAGCTTATAATCAGAATCATAGACATAAAAACGGTGCTTTATTTGAAGTTGGAAATATTTTCTATAAAGAAAATGATAACTTTGTAGAAGAAAAGCATTTATCTGCTGTTATGTTCGGACTTTATCAGGAAAAGTTATGGAATAAGGATGCTAGAGCTTATGACTTCTTTGATATGAGCGGAGTTATTGAAGAGCTTTTAATAAAAGATTTAAAATGTACTGATTATAATTTGATACCTAAAGAACATAAATGGCTTATACCTACTATGTCTGGTGAGATTGTTATATTCGGGGAGAAAATAGGTATCATTGGAAGACTTCATCCTAAACTTCTTAAACTTTTTGATATAAGCGGTGAAGTTTATTTCTTGGATATTGATATTAGAAAGACTTTGAAATTAGTTAAAGAGAGAGTTAAAAAGCAGAAATTAAAAGATATAGGTAAATATCCTGCTGTATTTAGAGATTTAGCTTTGGTTTGCTCTAATAATATAGAGTTCAGCAAGGTTATTAAATCTATAAGTAAATTTAATAATATCATACAGAATGTTAATGTAGTTGATAGATATGTAGGTGAACAGGTTGAAGATGGAAAACAATCAATAGCAATATCTATAACATATTATGATCCTAATAAAACTTTAAGAGAAGAAGATATTAATAATGTGGAAAAATCTTTGCTTGAAATGCTTAAAACAAGATTTGATATAAATTTACGTGTTTAA
- a CDS encoding DUF4037 domain-containing protein — MNLNDVSYIIDDYIKIMTKNNNIDSIVLSGSRSSLINDDMSDYDIYVYSKGLTKNKEDIESRKEFALKYASYSEIGNDYFEYGDEIILKESGICLDFMYRDLSWIEGELEYVWRGCNSKIGYTTAFLYNIKNSNILYDKEGKFKKFQDELNLEYPEKLKNNIIEKNFNVMYGKKTASFYEQLEKAVKRGDIVSINHRITAILSSYFDILFALNKELHVGEKKLVQYVLKLCSKIPDNFEKDIKNVIFYEQNDKNILEKVKILIENIEKIL, encoded by the coding sequence ATGAATTTAAATGATGTTAGTTATATTATAGATGATTATATAAAGATAATGACTAAGAATAATAATATTGATTCTATAGTTTTGTCTGGTTCAAGAAGCAGTTTAATTAATGATGATATGTCTGATTATGATATTTATGTTTATTCTAAAGGATTAACAAAGAATAAAGAAGATATAGAATCAAGAAAAGAATTTGCTTTGAAGTATGCATCTTACTCTGAAATAGGAAATGATTATTTTGAATATGGTGATGAGATTATACTTAAAGAAAGCGGTATATGTTTGGATTTTATGTATAGGGATTTATCTTGGATTGAAGGAGAGCTGGAATATGTATGGAGAGGATGCAATTCAAAGATAGGCTATACTACTGCTTTTTTATACAATATTAAGAACTCTAATATACTTTATGATAAAGAAGGAAAATTTAAAAAATTTCAAGATGAATTAAATTTGGAATATCCTGAAAAATTAAAAAACAATATAATAGAAAAGAATTTTAATGTTATGTATGGTAAAAAAACAGCATCTTTCTATGAACAATTAGAGAAAGCAGTAAAAAGAGGTGATATTGTTAGTATTAATCATAGAATAACTGCTATATTATCATCGTATTTTGATATTTTATTTGCTTTGAATAAAGAGCTTCATGTTGGAGAAAAGAAACTTGTGCAGTATGTATTAAAATTATGCAGTAAAATACCTGATAATTTTGAAAAAGATATAAAAAATGTTATATTTTATGAGCAGAATGATAAAAATATTTTAGAAAAAGTAAAAATTCTTATTGAAAATATTGAAAAAATTTTGTAA
- the pheS gene encoding phenylalanine--tRNA ligase subunit alpha has translation MENLEELHSFLKNSIENANTQSEIDDIRIRYLGRKGKITELLKSLSSIDNIEEKKEFGKKINEIKNYCENALSEKKNSISEQEFLSSLEKNKIDITMPGRRPKSASINLLTRVEEEIVSILTEIGFRVVEGNEIEDDFHNFEALNIPYYHPSRDSHDSFFISKEHVLRTHTSGMQIRTMLETPPPIAVVSPGKCARRDAIDSKHSPVFHQVEGLMVDKGISFNDLKGILELFCKRMFGDKTQIRLRPDFFPFVEPGADLSATCVICGGSGCKTCGGEGWLELMGAGMIHPNVFKHVGYDITKYTGFAFGMGIERVAMIKYGITDIRMFYENDIDFLKQW, from the coding sequence ATGGAGAATCTAGAGGAGCTTCATAGCTTTTTAAAAAACAGCATAGAAAATGCTAATACTCAGTCAGAAATAGATGATATAAGAATTCGTTATTTAGGAAGAAAGGGAAAGATTACAGAACTTTTGAAAAGTTTATCTTCTATAGATAATATTGAGGAGAAGAAAGAGTTCGGAAAAAAAATTAATGAGATAAAGAATTACTGTGAGAATGCCTTATCAGAAAAGAAAAACTCAATATCCGAACAAGAATTTTTATCTTCTTTAGAAAAAAACAAAATAGATATAACAATGCCTGGAAGAAGGCCTAAATCTGCATCAATTAATCTTCTTACTAGAGTAGAAGAGGAAATAGTTTCTATTTTAACAGAAATAGGTTTCAGAGTTGTGGAAGGTAATGAAATAGAAGATGATTTCCATAATTTTGAGGCATTAAATATACCTTATTATCACCCTTCAAGAGACAGTCATGATTCTTTCTTTATATCTAAGGAGCATGTACTTAGAACACATACATCAGGTATGCAGATAAGAACTATGCTTGAAACTCCTCCGCCTATAGCTGTTGTTTCTCCTGGTAAATGTGCTAGAAGAGATGCTATAGATTCAAAACATTCTCCTGTATTCCATCAAGTTGAAGGACTTATGGTTGATAAAGGAATAAGTTTTAATGATTTGAAAGGTATATTAGAATTATTCTGCAAAAGAATGTTTGGAGATAAGACACAGATAAGATTAAGACCTGATTTTTTCCCATTCGTAGAGCCTGGTGCTGATTTGAGTGCTACTTGTGTAATATGCGGCGGAAGCGGATGTAAAACTTGCGGAGGCGAAGGCTGGCTTGAGCTTATGGGAGCCGGTATGATTCACCCTAATGTATTTAAACATGTAGGATATGATATAACTAAATATACAGGTTTTGCCTTTGGAATGGGTATAGAACGTGTAGCTATGATTAAGTATGGTATTACTGATATAAGAATGTTCTATGAAAATGATATAGATTTCTTAAAGCAATGGTAA
- a CDS encoding MATE family efflux transporter encodes MTKDMTVGSPFKTIIYFSIPMLIGGIFQQFYGVADTIIIGKFAGSRALASIGATTSTMFFFLSFAVGFTNAFSIVMGQFFGAKNDNMLRRTFLNSIYVTLGSSLILLIFGLFFSKPLMILLKTPDDIIENSIIYLKICVGLSFGQLFYNGAASILRALGDSKTPLYFLILTTILNIILDLIFVVLLNMNVTGVAIATVISQVISAFLSILYIIKKFPILKLSKSDMVFDSDNLLMIIKIGVSMSVQAIFLSIGEMIISGVVNTFGTNVVASYTTGNRINQFASMAFFVISEAFAVYTAQNFGAGKIDRIKEGFKSIILLSLSLSILAAAIIFLFGDHLVRIFISSKDEYIDIISEICKGYLRISSVFYPFLGIIVLYNNSVRAIGKALIPLISGITELVIKVGGSVFLSIPFGYIGVWFANPVGWAIGIIPTCIYFHKYAFKIKNN; translated from the coding sequence ATGACAAAAGATATGACTGTCGGAAGTCCATTTAAAACTATAATATATTTCTCTATACCAATGCTTATAGGAGGAATATTTCAGCAGTTTTACGGCGTTGCAGATACTATTATCATAGGAAAATTTGCAGGTTCCAGAGCTTTAGCTTCTATAGGGGCAACAACTTCAACTATGTTTTTCTTTTTATCATTTGCAGTAGGTTTTACTAATGCTTTTTCTATAGTTATGGGACAGTTCTTCGGTGCTAAAAATGATAATATGCTTAGAAGAACTTTTTTAAACTCTATTTATGTAACATTAGGAAGTTCTTTAATACTTTTGATATTCGGTTTATTTTTTTCAAAGCCTTTGATGATTCTTTTGAAGACTCCTGATGATATAATAGAAAATTCTATAATTTATTTGAAAATATGTGTAGGCTTATCATTCGGACAGCTTTTTTATAATGGGGCAGCTAGTATATTAAGAGCATTGGGAGACAGTAAAACTCCTTTATATTTTTTGATACTTACAACTATACTTAATATTATATTGGATTTAATTTTTGTAGTTTTATTAAATATGAATGTTACCGGTGTCGCAATAGCCACTGTAATATCTCAAGTAATTTCAGCTTTTTTAAGCATACTCTATATTATAAAGAAATTTCCTATTTTGAAATTGAGTAAAAGTGATATGGTATTTGACTCTGATAATTTACTTATGATAATAAAAATAGGTGTTTCTATGAGTGTGCAGGCTATATTCTTATCAATAGGCGAGATGATTATAAGCGGTGTAGTTAATACTTTCGGTACTAATGTTGTGGCATCATACACTACAGGAAACAGAATAAATCAATTTGCTTCTATGGCATTTTTTGTTATTTCTGAGGCTTTTGCCGTATACACAGCACAAAATTTCGGAGCTGGTAAGATTGATAGAATAAAAGAAGGTTTTAAAAGCATAATATTACTTTCTTTATCATTGAGTATATTGGCCGCTGCTATAATATTTTTATTTGGTGATCATTTGGTGAGAATATTCATATCAAGTAAAGATGAATATATAGATATAATATCAGAAATATGTAAGGGTTATTTGAGAATATCTTCTGTATTCTATCCATTTTTAGGTATAATAGTTTTATATAATAATTCTGTAAGAGCCATAGGAAAGGCATTGATTCCATTAATTTCTGGTATAACTGAACTTGTTATAAAGGTAGGAGGTTCTGTATTTTTATCTATACCTTTTGGATATATAGGAGTATGGTTTGCAAATCCTGTAGGCTGGGCTATAGGTATAATTCCAACATGTATATATTTTCATAAATATGCTTTCAAAATTAAAAATAATTGA
- a CDS encoding Rpn family recombination-promoting nuclease/putative transposase, with protein MKEINRLNDLFVRYLIGKQGDEDILENIVNAVLNDAGFESVSNLEIINPYNLPENENLKESILDVKAKTKDGKKILIEIQLVGNNNFIKRILYYIAKNIASELKESNLYINISKMISISFINFNLDIGSETDIRKEHKCFTFADIYNPTLRLDDFQIHFIEIKRFAEILKNTSIDDYNKNKLLSWIDFFTTKDLEKDIDKLIGGNDIMPKVIDKYKRFVADDKEMSAYNERDTFLYGQAAMLQYEREAGKKEGIEIGFQKGIEQGIEQGIEQGEINRAKIIALNLKNMNMNNEDISRITGLTIEEINKL; from the coding sequence ATGAAAGAGATTAACAGACTTAATGATTTATTTGTACGATATCTAATAGGTAAACAAGGCGATGAGGATATATTAGAAAATATTGTTAACGCTGTTCTAAATGATGCTGGTTTTGAGTCTGTAAGTAATCTTGAAATTATAAATCCTTATAACTTACCTGAAAATGAAAATTTAAAAGAGTCTATTCTTGACGTTAAAGCAAAAACTAAAGATGGTAAGAAGATACTTATTGAAATACAATTAGTTGGAAATAACAATTTTATAAAAAGAATATTATACTACATAGCTAAAAATATAGCTTCTGAATTAAAAGAAAGTAATTTATATATTAATATAAGTAAAATGATTAGTATTAGTTTCATAAATTTTAATTTAGATATAGGAAGTGAAACTGATATAAGAAAAGAACATAAATGTTTTACATTTGCAGATATTTATAATCCTACTCTTAGATTGGACGATTTTCAGATACATTTTATAGAGATTAAAAGATTTGCAGAAATATTAAAAAATACTAGTATAGATGACTATAATAAAAATAAACTTTTGTCTTGGATTGATTTTTTTACTACAAAAGATTTAGAAAAAGATATTGATAAACTTATAGGAGGTAATGATATAATGCCTAAAGTTATAGATAAATATAAAAGATTTGTAGCTGATGATAAGGAGATGTCAGCCTATAATGAAAGAGATACTTTTCTTTATGGACAGGCTGCCATGTTGCAATATGAAAGAGAAGCAGGAAAAAAAGAAGGTATAGAGATAGGATTTCAGAAAGGTATAGAACAAGGCATAGAACAAGGCATAGAACAAGGTGAAATAAACAGAGCAAAAATTATAGCATTGAATTTGAAAAATATGAATATGAATAATGAAGATATAAGCAGAATTACAGGTTTAACTATAGAAGAAATAAATAAACTATAA